The Pocillopora verrucosa isolate sample1 chromosome 9, ASM3666991v2, whole genome shotgun sequence genome includes the window ttacagaatTAATTCTGaacattcattaagatcatcAGAACAAggtaatgatcaccaacctGAGAAGCTTAGAttgtttaaacaaattctccttgtcagtatcaaaGTGTAGAGAAGAGTcaggagaatatagatactgatgttagagtgtaaagtgTTAAGTAGAGACTGGAATTTATCATTCATGCCAAACTTTTGATTTTGCAGAAACCGTTACGTGCAAGCAGCAAGCAACGACATAAGCCAGTCGTCTTCTTCAACGGAACCTCAGGAGGATGACGCTGAATCAAAGAGTGTTAGGGCTGTTGATCGCGAAATAGAAGAATTACTGAACAGTACAAACGGACAATCTAGAGAGTTGGCTGTAGAAGAGGAGGATGATATCCAAGAAACGTCTACAGAAGAAAGCCTCGTGAAATACGACGAATTAAGGTAGATATCTGTCAGTGAGACACCTTGCAAAGGAGTAGTAAGAGAGACAAGGAACCATGCTAAAATGCACACAAAACCCCCATTGTTTACAGAAAAAGCACTAAAATGAGATAAAAGTTCCCTCGAGTTAGTCTCTTACTCCTTGAAGATTCTACCTGAGCTCTTTCTTCAATCTTTTGTTCATAGTATCCTTTTATTAAATTCTTATCTTTGGAAAAGCTCAGTGCTATTTATCGAGGTCAAAGACAGTGATTATGAGGTGTTGCTGTTTGTCTCATTATGAATTCACTTGCGATGTAGATCATGTCCTACCTTCAGTATGTCAGAGATTATTCAACGTTAATTGAGTTCCGGTTTATTTTTTGCGATAAGATGACAGATGATTTAACAATAGgattatatatatgtatatatatatatatatatatatatatatatatataatgagagagaccagagcgtgagacCTGAACAGTGTGAGGAAGATCaagttgattttaaaaaataaaacgtgtagtttcggaacatagcagacttgttagtctcatttccgacaagTATCAGTTTGTTGAGGTAGTGAAGTCCATCTTAAACTTCCGTTGTTCTCCCAACAGCTGCACGCCTCACAAAAGTGTTGCCTTCCTCAAAACCCATAAAACCGGAAGCAGCACTCTCACAAATATCCTAAATCGTTATGCAGACCTCAGAGAACTAAGCATAGCACTTCCAAGGGAACATCTGTACCGCTTTGGTTGGCCAGGTTACTTCAATTGGAGGAATGTGGACATGTTTCGATTGAACGGACAACCAGCTCATATCCTATGTAACCACGCTCGATACAATAGACCTGCAATGGATATTGTAATGCGCAGCGACACAAAGTATATTACGATTTTGCGTGACCCGGTTAATCAGTTTGAGTCTACATTCAACTACATGGAACTGTATCGTGATTTTAATTTGCCGAAGTTTCCAAATCCAATGGAAGTTTTTCTGAAAAATCCTTATGGACACcttcaaaacttaacaaaaagGGTGAAATCCCTTCCTGAATCGATCAATTTGGTGAGAAATGGAATGTTCTTTGATTTAGGTTTCTCGTCATTAATGGGCAGCAGGAAAGACAGTGAACTTCGCAACGCTATCGCAAATATTGAGAAGGAATTTTCACTGGTTCTTATCATGGAATATTTCGACGAGAGTCTAGTTCTTCTTAAGCGTGAATTCTGCTGGGATTTAGACGATGTTATTTACATCAAACAGAATCAACGAAAGTACGGTAATAATACGTCGCATAACTTTATTTCTGCGCAACTCAGGCGCAGGATAAGGAACTGGAACCGAGCCGATGTGTTACTTTACGAACACTTCAACAAGACTTTCTGGGAGAAAATCAAACGGCACGGGGGGGGATTTTACGAAGACCTTACAGAACTGAAGCGCAAAAATTTGGAGATGTATCGTGACTGTGTTTCCCCTGAGGAAGTGACAGAAACCGCGTTTCGACTGAGTGGAAAAATACGAGGTTTTAAGCTAAACAATGGCGTTTCACGTTTCAACAGATACCTATGTGAAAAGCTGCTTACAAACGAAATAGACTACATTAATTAT containing:
- the LOC131793842 gene encoding galactose-3-O-sulfotransferase 2-like isoform X2 — encoded protein: MRFQRFLFFSFLGLSFMCFIATLLLPKIKERNLIHFPSKTFSRNRYVQAASNDISQSSSSTEPQEDDAESKSVRAVDREIEELLNSTNGQSRELAVEEEDDIQETSTEESLVKYDELSCTPHKSVAFLKTHKTGSSTLTNILNRYADLRELSIALPREHLYRFGWPGYFNWRNVDMFRLNGQPAHILCNHARYNRPAMDIVMRSDTKYITILRDPVNQFESTFNYMELYRDFNLPKFPNPMEVFLKNPYGHLQNLTKRVKSLPESINLVRNGMFFDLGFSSLMGSRKDSELRNAIANIEKEFSLVLIMEYFDESLVLLKREFCWDLDDVIYIKQNQRKYGNNTSHNFISAQLRRRIRNWNRADVLLYEHFNKTFWEKIKRHGGGFYEDLTELKRKNLEMYRDCVSPEEVTETAFRLSGKIRGFKLNNGVSRFNRYLCEKLLTNEIDYINYFRRKLNPHSEYQKQLRAAGKAPHTSAENTISQRIRAFQSKQLQIKAGNPVPKARP
- the LOC131793842 gene encoding galactose-3-O-sulfotransferase 2-like isoform X1; protein product: MRFQRFLFFSFLGLSFMCFIATLLLPKIKERNLIHFPSKTFSRYAEFLRAKLNPSTSTENRYVQAASNDISQSSSSTEPQEDDAESKSVRAVDREIEELLNSTNGQSRELAVEEEDDIQETSTEESLVKYDELSCTPHKSVAFLKTHKTGSSTLTNILNRYADLRELSIALPREHLYRFGWPGYFNWRNVDMFRLNGQPAHILCNHARYNRPAMDIVMRSDTKYITILRDPVNQFESTFNYMELYRDFNLPKFPNPMEVFLKNPYGHLQNLTKRVKSLPESINLVRNGMFFDLGFSSLMGSRKDSELRNAIANIEKEFSLVLIMEYFDESLVLLKREFCWDLDDVIYIKQNQRKYGNNTSHNFISAQLRRRIRNWNRADVLLYEHFNKTFWEKIKRHGGGFYEDLTELKRKNLEMYRDCVSPEEVTETAFRLSGKIRGFKLNNGVSRFNRYLCEKLLTNEIDYINYFRRKLNPHSEYQKQLRAAGKAPHTSAENTISQRIRAFQSKQLQIKAGNPVPKARP